A region from the Triticum urartu cultivar G1812 chromosome 1, Tu2.1, whole genome shotgun sequence genome encodes:
- the LOC125529807 gene encoding protein timeless homolog isoform X4, translated as MDSAMLSLTCAGLGAAEEDDDGGAVGYVKGEHCLDNLKDLQRLLRRDDPERREVFKQVCKWRIASRDLVPIIENYQSDRNLVITAVKVLVFLTMPVDPSSEDVAQQIEYLWDLKAALTRNVAIAVIVSLLEDPLDHLERTSFTEDDWKLVQLVLTLFRNVLAIQEITLPQKASGEATQLLYLADSFLELMFKENMMDLILVLAQHIDEPSGYLKHENLLLLEIFHYLFLGRDPELIAKVRPEGSKEQVNGDIDTSVDSLRLMMEKEEREKRMFRQRNAENHALNGIFTCLAVDGSKSLCKGNPSSAMSSANSLRKMRNVQRGPQKRIAWDNELLYIPKEGIMEMLRSFMDQFLSGGYNVLMQSVCDDIVKQHHSIEKSDNITFFKVVCFVLAFQHEKTSNAQKSSAGPQLSETSPGNECDDLPFRGDICGPVAATLNEDMFNIVLSRWREAYEDLKHTKDYKTLSAAGSLMKNMIGMIYLVVKVHPEDSRESQTARVLLYKLFYDQTEQGLTQFLLNLFRSFDTHKQPKSALADLLETVHIMLQLMEKLQARGALRVAKRTRKGRKRKTSDDKHQSIEPETENVEQSCIDPTDGTKATSDSLPDLRSEDPLAEPTLLEQGKVDSDGTDLPDTIVDTAVNLESTTQLGGDPSSAGSGEKERNPINEEEDTCTTQLGGDPSSAGSGEKKRNPINEEEDTCTTQPGGDPSSAGSAEKKRNTINEEEDASDSSSDDCPPATSEVDFNVSRLISSLANNSVVQNICWLLKYYKTNSFRTNHYIICMLRRFCEDLDVSPMLYQLSLLTTFYDILVEQKSSSSKEYANIVNFLSKIVRKLVRAMKKQPLLFVDALFWKTRKECHCIDADYLLNEFKGDVNNKGGEVGSSKGWGGPVNIADSLGDDEADYDIPHEPYDGDKNGDSSSGEREGDTQKSMGARDKRSILLSLSDSEGEAEDNDRTTISRGSQNKEVPKRRGRSIFNEEQEKLIRDLHEKYKDDRKCSHLIAEALDPSGKISSAQISRKLTQLGLRSVTRRTKVPEASLSAEGLVTQPQNDVLDDPKPESTRRRRKRLHRLSSKDDNNDNHPVSSDEETLQSLKGRTKNKELPSVDLSSSKSQHQEASQGDSDDETIGSLLSRGKKKRLSTSDVSENKQEHLDSSKNIAPGVETIGSNIITKNKELPSVDLAPSISQHQEASQGTDSDDATIGSLLGGKKKRLSTSDITENKQEDLDSSKNIGLGIETIGSNAITKNKELPSVDLVPSISQHQETSQGTDSDDETIGFLLSRGKKKRLSTSDIAENEQDLDSSKNTGRGVETIGSNIIPKNKELASVDLPPGISQHQEASQGTDSDDETIGSLLRGKKRRLSTSDVTENRQEHQDSSKNIVPDNETVGSNVMDAPLHPELNSSNDKGGDAELLDDFSEPELDGGEDTEQRTIDDRDMPESGDMAGSNVSQKTGLKRRHRMVIDDDDDE; from the exons ATGGACTCGGCGATGCTCTCGCTCACCTGCGCCGGCCTCGGGGCCGCCGAGGAGGACGACGACGGGGGCGCCGTCGGCTACGTCAAGGGCGAACACTGCCTCG ACAACCTGAAGGATCTGCAGAGGCTGCTGCGGCGGGACGACCCGGAGCGGCGGGAGGTCTTCAAGCAGGTCTGCAAGTGGAGGATCGCGTCCAGGGATCTGGTGCCCATCATCGAGAACTACCAGTCCGACCGCAACCTCGTCATCACGGCAG TGAAAGTTTTGGTATTCCTCACCATGCCTGTCGATCCTTCATCAGAGGATGTTGCTCAGCAGATAGAGTATCTGTGGGATTTGAAGGCTGCACTCACACGGAATGTTGCAATCGCAGTGATTGTGTCCCTTCTTGAGGACCCATTGGATCATTTGGAAAG AACTTCATTCACGGAAGATGACTGGAAGCTAGTACAGTTGGTGCTTACTTTATTCCGCAACGTCTTGGCTATTCAAGAAATCACATTGCCTCAGAAGGCATCTGGGGAAGCTACCCAGTTATTGTACCTGGCTGACAGCTTTTTAGAACTCATGTTTAAAGAAAATATGATGGACCTAATCTTAGTGCTAGCTCAACATATTGATGAGCCCTCTGGTTATCTCAAGCATGAAAACCTTCTTTTGTTGGAAATCTTTCATTATCTTTTCTTGGGCCGGGACCCAGAATTGATCGCCAAAGTTCGTCCTGAAGGCTCAAAG GAGCAGGTCAATGGAGATATCGATACATCAGTTGATTCATTGAGATTGATGATGGAGAAGGAAGAGAGGGAAAAAAGGATGTTCAGGCAGAGAAATGCGGAGAATCACGCACTCAACGGAATTTTTACATGCCTTGCAGTG GATGGATCTAAGTCATTGTGCAAAGGGAACCCCAGCTCAGCAATGTCATCAGCAAATAGCCTCCGGAAAATGCGTAATGTCCAAAGAGGCCCTCAGAAAAGGATAGCATGGGATAATGAACTTCTTTACATACCAAAGGAGGGTATTATGGAAATGCTAAGAAGTTTCATGGATCAATTTTTATCTGGAGGATATAATG TCCTGATGCAGTCTGTTTGTGATGATATCGTGAAGCAGCATCATTCTATTGAGAAATCTGATAACATTACATTCTTCAAAGTCGTTTGCTTTGTCTTAGCTTTTCAACACGAGAAAACATCAAATGCTCAG AAATCAAGTGCTGGGCCCCAGCTGTCTGAGACTTCACCAGGCAATGAATGTGATGATCTGCCATTTCGTGGTGACATATGTGGACCTGTTGCAGCCACATTAAACGAAGATATGTTCAATATAGTCTTGTCCAGGTGGCGTGAGGCCTATGAAGACCTGAAGCATACTAAGGATTACAAAACTCTTTCAGCTGCTGGCTCCTTAATGAAGAACATG ATTGGCATGATATATTTGGTGGTGAAAGTTCATCCTGAAGATTCAAGGGAATCTCAAACAGCCCGTGTTTTACTGTATAAGCTGTTCTATGATCAGACAGAACAAGGCCTGACTCAGTTTCTCCTGAACTTGTTCAGATCTTTTGATACTCATAAGCAACCAAAAAG TGCTCTTGCGGATTTACTAGAAACAGTTCATATCATGCTACAGCTGATGGAGAAGCTTCAAGCACGTGGTGCTTTAAGG GTTGCGAAAAGGACAAGAAAGGGCAGAAAAAGGAAGACGTCAGATGACAAACATCAGAGTATCGAACCTGAAACAGAGAATGTGGAGCAAAGCTGTATAGACCCAACAGATGGGACTAAAGCTACATCTGATTCACTTCCAGATTTGAGAAGTGAGGATCCTCTAGCAGAACCTACTCTCTTAGAGCAAGGAAAAGTTGATTCCGATGGCACAGATCTGCCAGATACAATTGTGGATACGGCTGTTAATCTGGAGAGCACCACACAGCTTGGAGGTGATCCATCTTCTGCAGGCAGTGGTGAAAAGGAAAGAAATCCCATTAATGAAGAGGAAGATACTTGTACCACACAGCTTGGAGGTGATCCATCTTCTGCAGGCAGTGgtgaaaagaaaagaaatcccATTAACGAAGAGGAAGATACTTGTACCACACAGCCTGGAGGTGATCCATCTTCTGCAGGCAGTgctgaaaagaaaagaaataccaTTAATGAAGAGGAAGATGCTTCAGATTCTTCAAGTGATGATTGCCCCCCAGCTACAAGTGAAGTTGATTTTAACGTATCGCGGTTAATATCCAGCCTAGCCAACAATTCTGTTGTCCAAAATATATGCTGGTTGTTGAAGTACTATAAGACTAACTCCTTTCGAACAAACCACTACATCATATGCATGCTGCGGAGATTCTGTGAAGATCTAGATGTGTCACCAATGCTATATCAG CTATCGCTTCTGACTACTTTCTATGATATATTAGTTGAACAGAAGTCTTCGAGTTCAAAGGAGTATGCAAATATTGTAAATTTTCTTTCTAAAATTGTAAGGAAGTTGGTGAGAGCAATGAAAAAACAGCCACTGTTATTTGTTGATGCCCTCTTTTGGAAGACAAGAAAGGAATGCCATTGCATTGACGCTGATTATCTACTGAATGAGTTCAAGGGAGATGTTAACAATAAGGGTGGTGAAGTTGGTTCAAGTAAAGGATGGGGAGGTCCAGTAAATATAGCAGATTCTCTTGGTGACGATGAAGCTGACTATGATATACCACATGAACCATATGATGGTGATAA GAATGGAGATTCATCTTCTGGTGAACGTGAAGGTGATACTCAGAAGAGCATGGGTGCCAGAGACAAAAGGAGCATATTACTGTCACTTTCAGACAGTGAAGGTGAAGCTGAGGATAATGATAG GACTACTATATCTAGAGGCTCTCAGAATAAAGAGGTCCCAAAGAGACGAGGGCGTTCCATTTTTAATGAAGAGCAAGAGAAGCTTATCAGAGATCTTCACGAGAA ATATAAGGATGATCGTAAATGCAGTCATCTAATTGCTGAAGCTCTAGATCCCAGTGGAAAGATATCGTCGGCTCAAATTTCTCGAAAGCTTACACAGCTAGGTCTCAGGAGTGTCACTAGGAGGACAAAAGTTCCAGAGGCATCTCTTTCAGCTGAAGGTCTGGTTACACAACCACAAAACGATGTGCTGGACGATCCGAAGCCAGAAAGCACCCG GCGCAGGAGGAAAAGGCTTCATCGATTAAGCAGTAAGGATGACAACAACGATAATCATCCAGTATCATCTGATGAAGAAACATTGCAATCACTTAAGGGCAG AACCAAAAATAAGGAGCTGCCCTCGGTGGACCTTTCATCGAGTAAATCACAGCATCAAGAGGCTTCGCAGGGTGATTCTGATGATGAGACCATAGGATCTCTGCTTAG TAGAGGAAAGAAGAAAAGGTTATCAACATCAGATGTTTCAGAGAATAAACAAGAACACCTAGATTCTTCGAAGAACATTGCTCCGGGGGTTGAGACTATCGGTTCAAATATCAT AACCAAAAATAAGGAGCTGCCATCTGTGGATCTTGCACCAAGTATATCACAGCATCAAGAGGCTTCTCAGGGCACAGATTCTGATGATGCAACCATAGGATCTCTGCTTGG AGGAAAGAAGAAAAGGTTATCAACGTCAGATATTAcagagaataaacaagaagaccTAGATTCTTCAAAGAACATTGGTCTGGGCATTGAGACTATCGGTTCAAATGCCAT AACCAAAAATAAGGAGCTGCCGTCCGTGGATCTTGTACCGAGTATATCACAGCATCAAGAGACTTCACAGGGCACAGATTCTGATGATGAGACCATAGGATTTCTGCTTAG TAGAGGAAAGAAGAAAAGGTTATCAACATCAGATATTGCAGAGAATGAACAAGACCTAGATTCTTCGAAGAACACTGGTCGGGGCGTTGAGACTATCGGTTCAAATATCAT ACCCAAAAATAAGGAGCTGGCCTCGGTGGATCTTCCACCAGGTATATCACAGCATCAAGAGGCTTCGCAGGGCACAGATTCTGATGATGAAACCATAGGATCTCTGCTTAG AGGAAAGAAAAGAAGGTTATCTACATCAGATGTTACAGAGAACAGACAAGAACACCAAGATTCTTCGAAGAACATTGTTCCGGACAATGAGACTGTCGGTTCAAATGTCAT GGACGCCCCTCTTCATCCGGAGTTGAACTCATCTAACGATAAAGGTGGTGATGCTGAACTTCTTGATGACTTCAGTGAGCCTGAGCTGGATGGTGGTGAAGATACCGAGCAACGGACCATCGATGACAGAGACATGCCTGAATCTGGGGACATGGCAGGCTCTAATGTCAGTCAGAAGACTGGTTTGAAAAGAAGACACAGAATGGTAAttgacgacgatgatgatgagtAG